In Synechococcus sp. UW69, a single genomic region encodes these proteins:
- the hisG gene encoding ATP phosphoribosyltransferase, translated as MITVALAKGALLKDSVARFAAAGLDFSAVLDKNNRQLMVPTPCGRARALLVRNGDVPTYVAYGQAQLGVVGYDVLKEHQLPVAQLVDLGFGGCRMAVAVQESSGYTRAADLPPHCRVASKFTHCAREYFDALDLPVELVHLNGSVELGPITGMSEAIVDLVATGRTLRDNGLIAIEDLFQSTARLVGHPLSIRLDHGPLASIVEAIRAAGTPVGSPS; from the coding sequence ATGATCACCGTCGCGTTGGCCAAAGGAGCGCTACTTAAGGATTCGGTCGCCCGATTTGCGGCGGCAGGTCTTGATTTCTCAGCTGTTCTCGACAAGAACAATCGCCAGTTGATGGTGCCCACCCCCTGCGGACGTGCCAGGGCCCTGCTTGTTCGTAACGGTGATGTGCCCACTTACGTGGCCTACGGCCAGGCCCAACTGGGCGTGGTGGGATACGACGTGCTCAAGGAACATCAGCTTCCCGTCGCCCAACTGGTGGATCTTGGCTTTGGCGGTTGCCGAATGGCCGTGGCGGTTCAGGAGAGCAGTGGTTACACCCGTGCCGCAGATCTCCCTCCCCATTGCCGGGTAGCCAGCAAATTCACGCACTGCGCCCGGGAATATTTCGATGCACTCGATCTTCCTGTCGAGTTGGTGCATCTCAATGGTTCGGTGGAGCTGGGGCCGATCACAGGGATGTCGGAAGCGATTGTGGATCTTGTGGCTACGGGTCGGACCCTGCGGGACAACGGCTTGATTGCCATCGAGGACCTGTTCCAGTCGACGGCTCGGCTGGTGGGGCATCCGCTGTCCATTCGCCTGGACCATGGTCCCCTTGCCTCCATCGTTGAGGCGATCCGCGCCGCAGGAACGCCCGTCGGGAGTCCCAGCTGA
- the gloB gene encoding hydroxyacylglutathione hydrolase, which translates to MHSSLHALPVLQDNVIWVWVKGAEAVVIDPAIASPVRDWLEQRQLKLAAVLQTHHHSDHIGGTPDLLKRWPKAEVIASRADRERIPFQTMPVGDGDQLTVLGEQVDVMDVAAHTRAHIAFFIPNLQDEAMGPVLFCGDTLFGAGCGRLFEGTAEQMHEALQKLASLPDETKVCCAHEYTEANLQWAVEQRPEETVLADRLQEVRTLRSKGALSLPSSIGVERRTNLFLQAKTATELGVLRTRKDQWRPGMPQREERDHQRR; encoded by the coding sequence ATGCATTCCTCACTTCATGCCCTGCCGGTGCTGCAAGACAACGTGATCTGGGTCTGGGTGAAGGGAGCGGAGGCCGTTGTGATCGACCCCGCCATCGCCTCTCCGGTGCGTGACTGGCTGGAGCAACGCCAGTTAAAACTGGCCGCTGTGCTGCAGACCCATCACCATTCCGACCACATCGGAGGAACACCGGATCTGCTGAAGCGTTGGCCCAAAGCCGAGGTCATTGCATCCAGAGCTGACCGGGAGCGGATTCCTTTCCAAACCATGCCGGTGGGGGATGGTGACCAGCTCACCGTGCTGGGAGAGCAGGTGGACGTCATGGATGTCGCCGCCCACACCAGGGCCCACATCGCTTTTTTCATCCCGAACCTGCAAGACGAGGCCATGGGCCCCGTCTTGTTCTGCGGTGACACCTTGTTCGGAGCAGGCTGCGGCCGCCTGTTCGAAGGCACCGCTGAACAGATGCATGAAGCCCTGCAAAAGCTGGCCAGCCTCCCTGACGAGACCAAGGTTTGTTGCGCCCATGAATACACAGAGGCCAACCTGCAATGGGCCGTTGAGCAACGCCCTGAGGAAACGGTTCTGGCTGACCGCTTGCAGGAGGTGCGAACCCTTCGTTCAAAAGGCGCCCTCAGTCTTCCGAGCAGCATCGGTGTAGAACGTCGCACCAACCTGTTCCTGCAAGCCAAAACAGCCACCGAGTTGGGGGTGCTGCGCACACGGAAGGATCAGTGGAGACCGGGGATGCCCCAACGCGAAGAACGGGATCACCAACGGCGATGA
- a CDS encoding RidA family protein encodes MSAKAITTQDAPAPVGPYNQAVLAGEWLYCSGQIPLDPTTGEMVGNGDVAAETHQVLKNLVAVLKEAGATPKQVVRTTVFLADLSDFQTVNGIYAEVFGSGVSPARACVQVAALPKGARVEIDCVAWLGT; translated from the coding sequence ATGAGCGCTAAGGCCATCACCACTCAAGACGCGCCTGCACCGGTTGGGCCCTACAACCAAGCCGTCCTTGCCGGCGAGTGGCTCTACTGCTCTGGGCAGATTCCGCTTGATCCAACCACTGGGGAGATGGTGGGAAACGGTGATGTCGCCGCGGAAACGCATCAGGTGCTGAAGAACCTAGTCGCTGTCTTAAAAGAGGCCGGAGCCACGCCTAAGCAAGTGGTTCGCACAACGGTGTTCCTGGCAGACCTCAGCGACTTTCAGACCGTCAACGGCATCTATGCCGAAGTGTTTGGGAGCGGGGTCAGCCCAGCACGGGCCTGCGTTCAAGTGGCAGCACTCCCCAAGGGAGCAAGGGTGGAAATCGACTGTGTCGCATGGCTTGGAACCTGA
- a CDS encoding DUF3136 domain-containing protein — translation MPQAKLTIGELEAGYPMYCKALRRLLQQGKTAQDIERTVCWGHLETLNRCLPTRYKSPSYLLALIRRDLEKPQET, via the coding sequence ATGCCTCAGGCGAAACTCACCATCGGTGAATTAGAGGCGGGCTATCCGATGTATTGCAAGGCGCTGAGGCGCCTCCTCCAGCAAGGGAAAACAGCTCAAGATATTGAACGCACCGTCTGCTGGGGACATCTTGAAACCCTGAACCGCTGCCTTCCAACCCGTTACAAATCACCCTCCTACCTGCTGGCCCTGATCCGCCGCGATCTGGAAAAGCCTCAGGAAACCTGA
- a CDS encoding PhoH family protein — protein sequence MKGKIVVLDTNVLLHDPEAPHRFGNLRVVIPMQVVEEIDRFKKDHSEKGRNARRISRLLDSYRQRGSLADGVLIEGTDKGMLQVIFCQTNALKELPPELGVGGGDNNILAVALEQMRCSGLKEAPEVVLISKDINLRIKADAVGLQAEDYINDNVSIDDLYSGFRELSTDAQTMKTLHDEDQLPLAAVTDSEEQHLQANEGVVMVDQHNDSHTLLARHQGNSNTLKPLYWLNRAHLGRIKARNREQSFALDLLLDPSIALVTLVGKAGTGKTLLALAAGLHQVADTHQYARLLVTRPPISLGKDIGYLPGTLEEKLGPWMKPIIDNIDFITGTSPGDDAEQTKRQKQREPRNAWADLQGMGLLEVEAINTIRGRSIPNQFLVVDEAQNLTPLEVKTIVTRVGEGTKVVFTGDPYQIDNPYVDAESNGLTWLVEKLKGQPLVGHMTLTKGERSELAELAANIL from the coding sequence ATGAAAGGAAAAATTGTTGTTCTCGACACGAATGTGCTACTCCATGACCCCGAAGCTCCACACCGCTTTGGAAACTTGAGAGTCGTGATTCCAATGCAGGTGGTCGAAGAAATTGATCGATTCAAAAAAGATCACTCTGAGAAAGGAAGGAATGCCCGCAGGATTTCAAGACTCTTGGATTCCTATCGACAGCGAGGAAGCCTTGCTGATGGCGTGCTGATTGAAGGCACTGACAAGGGAATGCTGCAAGTGATTTTCTGTCAGACCAACGCCCTCAAAGAATTACCTCCAGAGCTGGGGGTTGGCGGCGGCGACAACAACATCCTCGCGGTGGCCTTGGAGCAGATGCGATGCAGTGGGCTGAAAGAGGCGCCTGAAGTTGTCCTTATCAGCAAAGACATCAATCTGAGGATCAAGGCTGATGCGGTGGGATTACAAGCCGAGGACTACATCAACGACAACGTCTCCATCGACGATTTGTACTCAGGATTCCGTGAGCTCAGTACAGATGCTCAGACGATGAAGACACTGCATGACGAAGATCAACTCCCTCTCGCAGCAGTAACAGATAGCGAAGAACAACATCTCCAAGCCAATGAAGGCGTAGTGATGGTGGATCAGCACAACGACAGCCACACCCTGCTTGCCCGTCATCAAGGCAACAGCAACACCCTCAAACCTCTGTACTGGCTGAATCGCGCCCATTTGGGGCGGATCAAGGCGCGAAACCGAGAGCAAAGCTTCGCGCTGGATTTGCTGCTCGATCCATCCATCGCACTGGTGACGTTGGTGGGCAAGGCAGGAACAGGCAAAACATTGTTGGCCCTGGCAGCAGGTTTACACCAGGTCGCTGATACCCATCAATACGCACGATTATTGGTGACGCGCCCGCCGATCTCACTCGGGAAAGACATTGGCTACCTGCCGGGAACGCTTGAAGAAAAACTTGGTCCATGGATGAAGCCGATCATCGACAACATTGACTTCATCACCGGCACTTCACCTGGCGATGACGCTGAACAGACGAAAAGACAAAAGCAGCGAGAGCCACGTAACGCCTGGGCAGACCTCCAAGGCATGGGCTTACTGGAGGTTGAAGCCATCAACACCATTCGTGGGCGATCGATTCCCAATCAGTTCCTGGTGGTGGATGAAGCGCAAAACCTAACTCCCCTGGAAGTGAAGACCATCGTCACGCGGGTGGGCGAGGGCACCAAGGTTGTCTTCACCGGTGATCCCTATCAAATCGACAATCCCTATGTCGATGCGGAAAGCAACGGGCTCACATGGCTGGTCGAAAAGCTCAAAGGTCAGCCCCTCGTGGGACACATGACCCTCACGAAGGGAGAGCGCAGTGAACTTGCTGAGCTGGCCGCAAACATCCTCTGA
- a CDS encoding LOG family protein yields the protein MTQFANYSKPEQTNLDAILKSTTYKIAHEDPELLNSSAMRGVRMLLEITKPDLHLQTAGIESTIIVFGGARIIDRETATQRLKEAEQHLSKDPGSSSLKRQVIHHQQLVELSRFYDSAREFARLASQHGQGNKEKDHGCSSHVIVTGGGPGIMEAANRGAFEAGCRSIGLNISLPFEQHPNPYITPDLCFNFNYFSLRKFHFVMRSIGAILFPGGFGTLDELFELLTLRQVGTKGSMPIVLFGKDFWKRLVDFEYLAETGLISGDDLKLIHFSDTPEEAWDYIRSHTASTRQ from the coding sequence ATGACTCAATTTGCTAATTACTCAAAACCCGAGCAAACAAATCTGGATGCCATTCTGAAATCAACAACCTACAAAATCGCCCATGAAGATCCAGAATTACTGAACAGCAGCGCCATGCGAGGTGTGAGAATGCTGCTTGAGATCACCAAACCAGATCTTCATCTGCAAACAGCCGGCATTGAATCAACCATCATTGTTTTTGGTGGAGCCAGAATTATCGATAGAGAAACTGCAACACAGCGACTCAAGGAAGCAGAACAACACCTGAGTAAAGATCCAGGATCTTCAAGCTTAAAAAGACAGGTAATTCATCATCAACAGTTAGTGGAGCTATCTCGTTTTTACGATTCAGCCCGTGAATTCGCCCGCTTAGCATCTCAGCATGGCCAAGGCAACAAAGAAAAAGACCATGGATGCTCATCACACGTGATCGTGACCGGCGGTGGGCCAGGCATTATGGAAGCAGCGAACCGTGGCGCCTTTGAAGCCGGATGCCGATCGATCGGACTCAACATCTCCCTACCGTTTGAACAACACCCAAACCCCTACATCACTCCAGACCTTTGCTTTAATTTCAATTATTTCTCTCTTCGAAAATTCCATTTTGTGATGCGCTCCATTGGAGCCATTCTCTTTCCAGGTGGATTTGGCACGCTGGATGAACTGTTTGAGCTACTCACCTTGAGACAGGTTGGTACAAAAGGAAGCATGCCAATTGTCCTCTTTGGCAAAGACTTCTGGAAGCGGCTTGTTGATTTTGAATACCTCGCTGAGACAGGCTTGATTTCAGGTGATGACTTGAAATTAATTCATTTTTCCGATACTCCAGAAGAGGCCTGGGACTACATACGAAGCCACACGGCATCAACCAGACAATGA
- a CDS encoding acyltransferase, producing MTVKRSLYLDQIKAVVVALVIALHVPIAFGGGIGWLGVRIPVEESVGPFFKGFFTWYMYAINSFIMPMMFLISGYFVPRSVHKKGVVHYLKDRLFRLGVPFLVGMLLINNSLILLSRLSPASPFAKLPLSDLPFNTVIVLWFLVVLFAFDLLYCAWVALRGDQYAVDTSVSTPRMRSWLISAVVLGSLEVVMTTQTELWSALVKSPLNGLGVQGMHIFTYAFLFFAGCKASFHRWFERLDTHLVVKWFRFSMFLILFFLGLALTLSFNPGLVDKPAKLVFLGKFFHPFIAWGILSYLILWFQRNEDRFGQWLATAGVNSYGAYVIHSLILVGVLMAIGFIGINPWLIAISATVVTTIVSFGLAGQLRRIPAVARVL from the coding sequence ATGACTGTGAAGCGTTCGCTTTATCTGGATCAAATCAAGGCAGTGGTGGTTGCTCTCGTCATTGCACTCCATGTCCCAATAGCTTTTGGAGGGGGTATTGGCTGGTTGGGAGTTCGCATTCCGGTTGAGGAATCTGTTGGTCCATTCTTTAAAGGATTTTTCACCTGGTACATGTATGCGATAAATTCTTTCATCATGCCGATGATGTTTTTGATCTCTGGATATTTTGTTCCTCGCTCAGTGCATAAGAAGGGAGTGGTGCACTATTTGAAAGACCGCCTCTTTCGACTTGGTGTTCCCTTCTTGGTTGGCATGCTGTTGATTAACAACAGCTTAATTCTGCTCAGCAGGCTCTCGCCGGCCAGCCCTTTTGCGAAATTGCCATTGAGTGATCTTCCTTTTAATACCGTAATTGTGTTGTGGTTTTTAGTCGTTCTGTTTGCGTTTGATTTGCTCTATTGTGCCTGGGTGGCGCTGAGAGGAGATCAATATGCAGTCGATACATCTGTTTCCACGCCAAGGATGCGTTCATGGTTGATCAGTGCTGTGGTTCTAGGGTCTCTTGAAGTGGTGATGACAACGCAAACCGAACTCTGGTCTGCTTTAGTGAAGTCACCTTTAAATGGTCTGGGCGTACAAGGAATGCACATTTTTACATATGCATTCTTGTTTTTTGCGGGATGTAAGGCGTCGTTCCATCGCTGGTTTGAAAGACTCGACACTCATCTTGTTGTGAAGTGGTTCCGCTTTTCCATGTTTTTAATCCTATTTTTCCTTGGCCTTGCCCTGACTCTGTCATTCAATCCTGGCCTGGTGGATAAGCCGGCAAAATTAGTCTTTCTTGGTAAATTCTTCCATCCCTTCATCGCATGGGGAATTCTCTCCTATCTAATCTTGTGGTTCCAGCGCAATGAAGATCGCTTTGGCCAATGGTTGGCAACCGCTGGAGTTAACAGCTATGGAGCGTATGTTATTCATTCATTGATTCTTGTGGGGGTTTTGATGGCAATTGGTTTTATCGGAATCAACCCTTGGCTCATTGCAATATCTGCAACCGTTGTGACGACTATTGTTTCGTTCGGTCTTGCTGGTCAGCTCAGACGTATTCCAGCTGTGGCGAGAGTGCTTTGA
- a CDS encoding DUF1622 domain-containing protein: MEWFEHLLTHTADVLRLILEYLSVLCVGVGLIAVFSSRGPLRSILRRHLPPHLLQRGPLTAARLTFGGWLALALEFQLGADVVQTTISREASDLIALGAVAVVRTFLNYFLSLELQEKKPTT; this comes from the coding sequence ATGGAATGGTTTGAACATCTTCTGACACATACAGCTGACGTATTACGCTTAATCCTTGAGTACCTATCCGTTCTCTGTGTTGGCGTTGGCCTGATTGCAGTATTCAGTTCACGTGGACCACTTCGGAGCATCCTTCGGCGACACCTCCCTCCTCATCTTTTACAGCGTGGACCATTAACAGCAGCCCGCTTGACGTTCGGTGGATGGCTTGCTTTGGCACTTGAGTTTCAACTTGGAGCTGATGTGGTGCAAACCACAATCAGCCGGGAAGCATCCGACTTGATTGCACTGGGCGCTGTGGCAGTAGTGCGAACATTTTTGAATTATTTTCTTAGCCTTGAACTCCAAGAGAAAAAGCCAACCACGTAA
- a CDS encoding aromatic acid exporter family protein produces MHPFISSPLQTAVAAVVSMGLAQALHLPDPYWAPISAIVCSLDAFEGAVATARRRLVGTLIGVVLAALQVSFTAYNLINYGLAIALLGLLCRAARLHPSSLRFGAIALTVVVSDPNKSMVWITAGARFVDVALGIAVALLVVKAWPQGSNQDQ; encoded by the coding sequence ATGCATCCCTTTATCAGCAGCCCACTTCAAACGGCGGTCGCTGCAGTCGTCTCGATGGGCTTAGCTCAAGCTCTTCATTTGCCAGACCCTTATTGGGCGCCTATCTCCGCAATCGTTTGCTCTTTAGATGCTTTTGAAGGTGCTGTAGCCACGGCCCGTCGTCGTCTTGTAGGCACTCTCATTGGCGTTGTTCTAGCAGCACTGCAAGTTAGTTTTACCGCATACAACCTCATCAATTACGGGCTAGCTATCGCTTTGTTGGGGTTGCTGTGTCGTGCTGCAAGGCTGCACCCAAGCTCACTAAGGTTTGGTGCCATAGCCCTAACAGTGGTCGTTAGCGATCCCAATAAATCTATGGTTTGGATTACAGCTGGAGCAAGATTTGTCGATGTTGCGCTTGGGATAGCGGTTGCTCTTTTGGTGGTTAAAGCCTGGCCCCAAGGCAGCAACCAAGATCAATGA
- the lexA gene encoding transcriptional repressor LexA: MTRALQEPLTSAQQELYDWLADYIGTHRHSPSIRQMMQAMGLRSPAPIQSRLRHLQQKGWITWQEGQARTLQLLGDMVGEAGIPVLGAVAAGGLVTAFDDVQEHLDLAPVLETRGLFALTVNGDSMVDSHIADGDVVLMEPVQDPQRLRNGTVVSALVAGSGTTLKHFHRQGATVVLEAANPAYQPIELPAEQVEVQGRLVAVWRQV, translated from the coding sequence GTGACTCGTGCCCTTCAGGAGCCTCTCACCTCTGCTCAGCAAGAGCTTTACGACTGGCTGGCTGACTACATCGGCACGCATCGCCATAGTCCATCGATTCGCCAGATGATGCAGGCGATGGGGCTTCGTTCTCCCGCTCCAATCCAAAGCCGGTTGCGTCATCTCCAGCAGAAAGGATGGATCACCTGGCAGGAGGGCCAGGCACGCACCTTGCAGCTATTGGGTGACATGGTGGGGGAGGCGGGTATCCCGGTTCTTGGGGCCGTCGCTGCAGGTGGTCTGGTCACGGCCTTTGATGATGTTCAGGAGCACCTGGACTTGGCGCCTGTGCTGGAGACCCGTGGTCTCTTCGCGCTGACGGTGAATGGAGATTCGATGGTCGATTCCCACATCGCTGATGGTGATGTGGTGCTGATGGAGCCTGTTCAGGATCCCCAGCGGCTGCGCAACGGCACGGTTGTTAGCGCTCTGGTGGCCGGTAGTGGCACCACGCTGAAGCACTTCCATCGCCAGGGCGCCACGGTGGTTCTCGAAGCAGCCAATCCTGCCTATCAACCGATTGAGCTCCCTGCCGAGCAGGTCGAGGTGCAAGGTCGCCTAGTCGCTGTTTGGCGTCAGGTCTGA
- the argF gene encoding ornithine carbamoyltransferase produces MATAPAGVAAVLSPLCGRDFLSSADFSANETAALLDLAAQLKSGDRRIDLGNRVLGLIFSKASTRTRVSFQVAMARLGGQTVDLNPSVTQLGRGEPLEDTARVLSRYCDVLAIRTFAQQELVDYAHWASVPVINALTDLEHPCQALADFLAMQEAHGDLAGQTLAYVGDGNNVAHSLMLCGALLGVNVRIGCPEGFEPLPGVLEQARSLAQHGASIDVVTDPREAVAGAEAVYTDVWASMGQEAEQIQREQAFAGFCVDQALMDLASSEAIVLHCLPAHRGEEISAEVMEGTSSRIFDQAENRLHAQQALLAVLMGGL; encoded by the coding sequence ATGGCTACCGCTCCTGCGGGTGTTGCTGCTGTCCTCTCTCCGCTCTGCGGCCGTGATTTCCTGTCGTCGGCGGATTTCTCCGCCAATGAAACAGCGGCGTTGCTGGATCTGGCTGCACAACTGAAGAGCGGTGATCGTCGGATCGATCTCGGCAACCGTGTGCTGGGTCTGATCTTCAGCAAGGCGTCCACCCGAACCCGCGTCAGTTTTCAGGTGGCCATGGCCCGCCTCGGTGGTCAAACGGTTGACCTCAATCCTTCTGTGACGCAGCTCGGCCGCGGGGAGCCCCTGGAGGACACGGCCCGTGTTCTCAGCAGGTATTGCGACGTTCTGGCGATTCGAACCTTCGCGCAGCAGGAGCTGGTGGATTACGCCCATTGGGCGTCTGTTCCGGTGATCAATGCCTTGACCGATCTGGAACATCCCTGCCAAGCCTTGGCTGACTTCCTCGCCATGCAGGAAGCCCATGGCGATCTTGCAGGGCAGACCCTGGCTTATGTGGGCGATGGCAACAATGTCGCCCATTCCCTGATGCTGTGCGGTGCTTTGCTGGGGGTGAATGTGCGGATTGGCTGTCCAGAGGGCTTCGAACCTCTGCCGGGCGTTCTCGAGCAGGCACGATCCCTGGCGCAGCATGGGGCATCGATTGATGTGGTGACAGATCCCCGGGAGGCTGTGGCCGGTGCTGAAGCCGTTTACACCGACGTCTGGGCCTCGATGGGCCAAGAAGCTGAGCAGATTCAGCGTGAGCAGGCCTTTGCCGGTTTCTGCGTGGATCAAGCCCTGATGGATCTGGCGTCCTCAGAAGCAATCGTTCTGCACTGCCTGCCAGCCCACCGCGGCGAGGAGATCAGTGCCGAAGTGATGGAGGGAACGTCAAGCCGCATCTTCGATCAAGCGGAAAACCGCCTGCATGCACAACAGGCTCTGTTGGCGGTGTTGATGGGAGGTCTGTGA
- the ftsH gene encoding ATP-dependent zinc metalloprotease FtsH, producing the protein MPIRQDDNQPNRRFGIINLVLIGFGVLLLLSSFIPSNGMQQVPRVPYSLFIDQVNDGAVKRAFITQDQIRYELSDPEEGTPPVLATTPIFDMDLPQRLETKGVEFAAAPPKKPNIFTTILSWVVPPLIFILVLQFFARRSMGGGAQGALSFTKSKAKVYVPDEESRITFADVAGVDEAKQELTEIVDFLKRPERYAEIGARIPKGVLLVGPPGTGKTLLSKAVAGEAEVPFFIISGSEFVELFVGAGAARVRDLFEEAKKKAPCIIFIDELDAIGKSRSGSMGVVGGNDEREQTLNQLLTEMDGFAAQDKPVIVLAATNQPEVLDAALLRPGRFDRQVLVDRPDLSGRKTILEIYAKKVKLASGVDLDSVAQATSGFAGADLANLVNEAALLAARAQRTSVEQQDLGEAIERVVAGLEKKSRVLQDDEKKVVAYHEVGHAIVGHLMPGGSKVAKISIVPRGMSALGYTLQLPTEERFLNSKEELQGQIATLLGGRSAEEIVFGKITTGAANDLQRATDLAEQMVGTYGMSDTLGPLAYDKQGGGRFLGGGNNPRRSVSDATAQAIDKEVRGLVDQAHDDALAILRENMALLETIAQKILEKEVIEGDDLKNMLEASVLPSGVTA; encoded by the coding sequence ATGCCGATCCGCCAGGACGACAACCAGCCGAACCGTCGCTTCGGAATCATCAACCTGGTGCTGATTGGTTTCGGAGTGTTGTTGCTGCTCAGCAGCTTCATTCCCAGCAACGGCATGCAGCAGGTGCCCCGGGTGCCCTACTCCCTGTTTATTGACCAGGTCAATGACGGCGCGGTGAAGCGGGCGTTCATCACTCAGGACCAGATTCGCTACGAGCTGAGTGATCCCGAGGAGGGCACGCCTCCGGTCTTGGCCACGACGCCGATCTTCGATATGGATTTGCCGCAGCGCCTGGAAACCAAAGGCGTTGAATTCGCTGCAGCACCCCCGAAGAAGCCCAACATTTTCACCACCATTTTGAGCTGGGTGGTGCCTCCACTGATCTTCATCCTGGTGCTCCAGTTCTTCGCCCGTCGCTCGATGGGGGGTGGTGCGCAGGGCGCTTTGAGCTTTACCAAGAGCAAAGCCAAGGTTTATGTGCCCGATGAAGAGTCGCGAATCACCTTCGCTGACGTTGCAGGCGTTGATGAGGCGAAGCAGGAACTTACGGAGATCGTTGATTTCCTCAAGAGGCCTGAGCGCTACGCCGAGATCGGTGCCCGGATCCCGAAGGGCGTGCTGCTCGTCGGCCCCCCTGGCACCGGCAAGACCCTGCTGTCAAAGGCCGTCGCCGGTGAAGCGGAGGTGCCGTTCTTCATTATTTCTGGTTCGGAGTTCGTTGAGCTCTTCGTTGGTGCCGGTGCAGCCCGGGTGCGCGACCTGTTTGAAGAAGCCAAGAAGAAGGCGCCCTGCATCATTTTTATTGACGAACTCGATGCCATCGGCAAGAGCCGCTCGGGCTCCATGGGTGTCGTGGGAGGCAATGACGAGCGGGAGCAGACCCTCAACCAGCTGCTCACGGAGATGGATGGTTTCGCCGCTCAGGACAAACCGGTGATCGTGCTGGCTGCCACCAACCAGCCAGAGGTGCTCGATGCAGCCTTGCTGCGTCCGGGTCGTTTCGACCGTCAGGTTCTGGTGGATCGTCCGGATCTGTCTGGACGGAAAACCATCCTCGAGATCTATGCCAAGAAGGTGAAGCTCGCCTCCGGCGTTGACCTCGACAGCGTGGCCCAAGCCACCAGCGGTTTTGCAGGTGCTGACCTTGCCAACCTGGTCAACGAAGCCGCCTTGTTAGCAGCTCGGGCACAGCGCACCAGCGTCGAGCAGCAAGACCTGGGTGAGGCGATTGAGCGTGTCGTTGCAGGCCTTGAGAAGAAGAGCCGCGTTCTTCAAGACGACGAAAAGAAGGTGGTCGCGTATCACGAAGTGGGCCACGCGATCGTGGGTCATCTCATGCCAGGTGGCAGCAAAGTGGCCAAGATCTCGATCGTGCCCCGCGGCATGAGCGCTCTCGGTTACACCTTGCAGTTGCCGACGGAGGAACGCTTCCTCAATTCCAAGGAGGAACTTCAGGGTCAGATTGCCACCCTGCTGGGAGGTCGTTCCGCCGAGGAGATTGTGTTCGGCAAGATCACCACAGGTGCTGCCAATGACCTGCAGCGAGCCACTGATCTGGCTGAGCAGATGGTGGGCACCTACGGCATGAGCGACACCCTTGGGCCGCTTGCCTACGACAAGCAGGGCGGTGGTCGTTTCCTGGGGGGTGGCAACAACCCGAGGCGTTCCGTGAGCGACGCCACTGCTCAGGCCATCGATAAGGAGGTTCGCGGGCTCGTGGACCAGGCCCATGACGATGCCCTGGCGATCCTGCGGGAGAACATGGCGTTGCTGGAAACGATCGCTCAGAAGATCCTTGAAAAAGAGGTCATTGAGGGGGATGACCTCAAGAACATGCTCGAGGCGAGTGTGCTGCCTTCAGGCGTGACCGCTTGA
- a CDS encoding SOS response-associated peptidase — protein MCGRYCLETPRAELQRVLNSWLRPDDSAWLAHYAPRDLIRPQEPVLAVRREHGEDHLSHMLWGLLPGWVKDPLQAPRPINARAETIAEKASFRGPWRHHRCLLPSTGFFEKGHLIRRKDRQLFWLAGVWDRWIGPDGSEVETCCVITTRPNSMVKPLHDRMPVIIPDGLESIWLEPGDGAHRRALEPMLTPSPPDPWECRTLKPASSKNNHQQLSLLD, from the coding sequence ATGTGCGGTCGCTATTGCCTCGAAACGCCTCGCGCTGAACTGCAGCGGGTGCTGAACAGCTGGCTTCGGCCGGACGACAGCGCATGGCTGGCCCACTACGCCCCCCGCGACTTGATCCGGCCCCAGGAGCCGGTGCTTGCCGTGCGGCGTGAGCATGGCGAAGATCACCTCTCCCACATGCTTTGGGGTCTGCTTCCGGGCTGGGTCAAGGACCCGCTTCAGGCTCCACGACCGATCAATGCCCGCGCAGAAACCATTGCGGAAAAAGCCTCCTTCCGCGGTCCATGGCGTCATCACCGCTGCCTTCTTCCCAGCACGGGTTTTTTTGAGAAGGGACATCTGATCCGTCGCAAAGACCGGCAACTGTTCTGGCTGGCCGGCGTCTGGGACAGATGGATTGGGCCCGATGGCAGTGAAGTGGAGACCTGCTGCGTGATCACGACACGACCGAACAGCATGGTGAAGCCGTTGCACGATCGAATGCCGGTGATCATTCCCGACGGCTTGGAAAGCATCTGGCTCGAACCTGGAGATGGGGCCCACCGTCGCGCCCTCGAGCCGATGCTCACGCCATCGCCACCCGACCCATGGGAATGCCGAACGCTGAAGCCAGCATCCAGCAAGAACAACCACCAGCAACTGTCCCTCCTGGACTGA